The stretch of DNA TCGTATTTTATTTGCTCGGCTGTCGTTGTGTACAGTGTTCACAGTGTCATATTATCTGCCTCccccaaacatttttatgatttcctTCAACGCGCACTTCCACGGCAAAGTTATACCATTGCTGCTTGTTACACAGATCGActaactgtttttcttttaaccacTTGAGttacttcgttttttttttccttaaaaataaacacacaatGCTCTGTATGTTACGGCCCGACCCAAACTCTGTTGTTGCAGGAATTGTGTAACAAAACATCCTCCCATCACGTGTTCTTATTGTAAGGTCGTTGGAGTAAGTAACAAGCTATTCTTTCAAACGCCAAGTCCTCTAAAACATGTTTGAGAAATatcccccagcagcagcatttcgtagcacgacattttttttgtttgtgtgtttatgTGTagctttctttttgaatgtttcaattcattcatcatcaccTACCGTCCGCATGATTCacgatgaattattttttttccgcttttttcCCCGCTCCTTGTCGTTTATTACGTGCTTGCGGCTTGTGGTCTGAAAAGCATAAATGGCTTCGTGATTGCGGAGAAAGCGTTGACAGTTTAAGAGGagataaaatttacaaatttgttgaatgtatttttatttcatttttgcttttaaaaGGGCGAATCAGGAGAAGCTGCCGAGCGCGGAGCTCCCGGACTACCCGGACCCAAGGGTGAAATAGGCGAGCGCGGCTACCGCGGtgaaaagggagagaaaggAGACATGGGACTACCAGGTAATGCCACCTATCCGACGAGAATAACACTATTCTGGAGGAACTTGACACTCActaaaagagaataataaataaataatgatataaaacaaaaaaaatcatttattagGAGTGCAAGGTGAAGGTGGGCTGCGCGGTCCACCAGGTGCCGATGGTAACGATGGCGAGGTTGGAGCTCAGGGACCCCCGGGCCTACCGGTACGTGCGATCTTCCAATTCGACATGTTGACGCGAAACTCGACACATTTCGATCTCATGTTCACACTTTTCCCCTccacttttctctttctctctctctctctatggcGTAATGCAACAGGGACTGATGGGACCCAAAGGCGAAAAAGGCGAGTACGGCGATATTGGTCCCCCAGGATTGATGGGACCCCCCGGTTTACCTGGACCACCTGTAAGTCTCTCTTATAATATCCCTAACCCCACCCTCATTGAACTTGTGTCTCGTTCTTTTCTTGTTATCGCAACTCGAAATGTCCATTGGATGAGAGACTGGGCGACGGCGATTGTTtaactctttatttttcttttctttccaacagGGCTATCCGGGCGTCAGGGGAGAAAAAGGCGACAAAGGAGAGTCGGTAATGTTGACcccaaatttgtttcttttctattcaactGTGTTTCTTATCATGTGCTATAAAACAACGTTCATCCGCATATGGCTTGCCAGTCACAAAAATGCGCCatcaccgttttttttttgtttcttatttttcttttcttgtcaataCCTTCGCcggtgttttttcttttcggggtTGGGCTGGGGGGAATAGAACGAGGGGTTTCCAACCTATAAAAAATGTCCTTTAAGGCCAAAAAAAGCCGTAATgattggaaattttattttgttttcttttgaattgtcGTCTCCCATGTACAACGACAGTCGGTTGGCAGACAAGGTATTTTCAAACGAGTAAGTCACCAGTCTCCACCATCATAAAACCGATATCTCCCCCTTATTTATACCCTTTTTCGATTCACGCTACACGCCAATTTCACCAATTCCACTTATATTAGCTCATTTACATTATTCCCGTCTGGAGTAGTTTCTTCTTGTCGTCCTTAGTTTTGCAACTGGTATCGTCACCACAAAAGTCGCCTTTTTAAGACTTTGATTCTCTCGATTCTTCTTATCGTCTTTCACACTTTTCCTATCATTCGCCAACGCAATCAAGAGGATTTGGCTGCAAGCTAAATTTTTTCGCCATTCGGAAATTTCTAAGGGGAATTCGATAGCTCTTGTATCTCTTTTAGGCTTGAGCTGCAAAGATATTGATCGAAAGTGCATGTAGTGCTTTTTCATGCCTCTCACTTTTTCCGGTGATTTATCGAATATTTATATTCCTtcttcacacacacatgatTCGAGATATTtccgtttgtttcttttctcatctcttttgtttttctatttattaaaaCAACACAAACGTTTGTCTTTTGTCTGGGGTGCTCACTTCCACTTCTCTATGATGGaccaaaaaaaataccaatccGTTCGAATCACAGAAGTATAAAAAGCTCAGGAGAAGACAGGTAATTTTCATCAATTTGTTCATCAGTTTTATTACTAATCAATCCCACCCCATGTATTATACATTAACCTTATTCTTATACTTTGAAATTATATGTCACGGTTCAAATTGTGGTCAGATTCCCGCTATCGAATGAGTAGTGCATGCGAGTTATTTTGTTCCTAAACTACTACATCTTTCTGATTGGACGAATTTCTTCGTGAAATTTCGTTTTGGAATGtctctttgatttgattagacTTTGTCTTGTTCTTTCTATATAGTATTATAAAAATCTGCTGATTTGGCTTTAGTCGTCTAGACACATACCCCACCCATCTCCTCCACCCATCAGCCTAGCAATAATAAGCTTAGGCATGTTATCTAACGACCAATTCCTTATTTCAGCAGGGTGATGGCGCTATCGACGGAGTTGTCACCGAAGTTGTAAGTCATCCCAACATAACATGCAATTGAATCCCGTATATTACAACATTTGTAACATGTGATTTCTATTTGATTGAGAAGGTCATGGGAGCTCCAGGTCCTCCAGGACCACCTGGTATGTGTTCTCATTACTATGcatttatatttcattttcaaatattaataattgtgtgtgtttcgccGAATAGGAGCATCCGGACTACAGGGCCCACCTGGAATCAAAGGAGATAGAGGAAATGATGGCACTAAAGGCGAAGCCGTATGTTCAAAttgttcattttgtttcagttTACAGAGTAAGAAGAAtctaattgtttttatttgaaaacgaaatACAGGGCGAAAGAGGTGAAAAGGGCGATGCTGGACCAATTGGTCTTCCGGTAAACTatcaaatattaattaaaaatcatttttgaaaaatcatagTTTTGACTGTCCAATTATCATTTAGGGACCGATGGGATTACGAGGAGAGCCTGGGCGGACAGGTGAAACAGGCAAGATGGGCCCAATGGTAAGacggacgagagagaaagccGAAACACGCTCAAATATTCATGAGCCAACACTAACAACACTCTTGTTAATCTTAAGTAGTCTTATTCGTTTTGTGTTATGAGTTCTCCCAATAACACCGCCATAGCCTTCCCCACTCTCACGGTTGACATAGCAACTCAGCACTACACTGAGTGGCTACCAGggttttttcttgattctcgAATGTACTCGGCAtggaaaattgattttttaaaacgtcgAATCTAACGCGTTTCGCGCTCGTcgcatttgtttgttttctttccttttcctgttGCCATCCATCAACAAATCGATAACAGGGACCAAATGGTTTGGACGGAATCAAAGGAGGTAGAGGAGAACCGGGACGGAAAGGAGAAAGAGGCGAGCCTGGTCTACCGGTAATATcctcattttaaaattctaaaatgaTCGGAAACGgctttgaaaatcattttttacgTGTTCGTTGTTTTCTGTAGTTGTTAACATTTTAGATTTTGACTCCGTTTTTCTCTTCGAATTAGGTTACGTAGTCGTAACATAATTTGCATGATTGGTTTCTCCATTGTGTAGTTGTAgctccttattattattaacccAACTAATTTTTCTGACTCAATACCCTCACCATTTGATGAACCTTGTTTGGATTCCTGGTCTTGTTTGACACAGGGGACGGACGGAATACCTGGAATCAAGGTATACCTGGAATCATTTATCTCTCGCTCCCATTGACCCACCTTGAATTTATCCTGTAGTAGTTAAATAAGTCGATTGTTAACAACGCATCCGCTGTTTAGTACGTCtttgcttgtttgttgtttacttctttttttcctgccgAAATCTTCTTATGTTTTGTTCATTCTTGATGTACTCGATCAActctgaattttttcttcttcaaccatTCAGGGCGAGAAAGGCGAAAAAGGTACTAAAGGTGACTTGGTAAGCGAACACAAAAACACGACTGCCGTCTACTTAATCTAATCATGATTTCACCTTTCAATTTACCTAGGGAATGTTgggaaagaaaggaaagaaaggtGAGAGAGGACCGAGAGGAGAACAGGGACCTAGCGGACTGGATGCACCGTGTCCTTTAGGCGCGGATGGTTTGCCCATCCCTGGATGCGGATGGAGACCAGGAAGCCAACCAGTgagttattttcccaatatcAAATACAAAATAGTGAGACTGTTATAATACGACAGCATTCCTAAATCAAATATGGGCTTAGGCTACATATACTTTCGTATGGAAATCAAGTCAATGCGTATATGGCACAGTGTAATCAAGAATCTCACTGGGGTGTCGGGTGTTCGTACAGTTAATCAGTCATGTGTTGACAAGAATGCCCCGGCATTAACTCTCAGCTAATCAAATAAGGCCCTtgaaaatccaatcaaaataACCAGTTGCGACAGCTGGCGAACATTTCAGCTTGTCATGTATTATTAAGAGAGGCCttgatttttattcctttttttttcccccgcgCTGGTAAATGAATGGGCTTTTAATGAATCTCTGCGCGcctattttttcttgatgatgaTTTCAGTCTTACGGAGCGCCGGGAAGCAGCACCAACCGACCGGCTGGTCCACCGACGACCACAACAACCGCACCCGACTCGGTCGATtacgaagacgaagacgacTATGACGACgtgtaaatatttaaaatttcattgagccaaaaaaaaaagaaaaagaaaattaatttgtaagAGGATCACTTTCATGTTTCTCATATTCATCCCATATACTgttctaaaaaatttaaattccataAACAATACGAAATAATTAGATTGCCCCATATCGTTCTAgccagttaaaataaaaataccttgCTTTATGGCTTGCTTTGAATGGGATTAAATTGTGTAGGACGCCCGAGCACAACGAGCGCGTCGGACGATTTAAATTAATGGGCCAAATTGGAGGAGGAGCCGGCGGCGGTGGAGGCGACGCAGgagaaatcaaattgaaaactgtacagtgaaaaaaaaaacagaaattgaaaaaataaaataacaaacatttaaccctaaataaagaaaagaaaatgaagaaaaaaaactcgctTCTTCCATCCCCTATGATCAATAACAAATTACAATAAGAGGCTCGAACGGAGAAATCAATTtgttctgaaaaaaaaaatattcgttcGTCCTCagtttcgttctttttttttttaattctctgtGCGTTATATTCTGTTCATCATAACGTTCGACTAacgacaaaaatgttttttttttctcgcggAAAATAGATTCAACTTGTTTGTTTAGTTCtgtatccttttcttttgtcttgttttaaCTCTTGAAAAGTTTGATGTCTTCGCaagtaaaacaacaaaagttgcagtgattttcttttcatagtATTGTTTGCGGAATCATGTAAATTGCACGCGCTATGTGACTACaggacaaaatttttttacataataataaaccatCCCTctaaacacaaacaaaacaaaagaaaagcagaaaaaaaaaaaataataataatgtcttGCCAAATGTCTCCGTGAAAtgttattttacaataaaccAATGAAGTTCCCGTTCAACCTTTTTTCGCCTGACATAATCAGTATCGCGTCTATTTGTCGACCCAAATTACTGGCCAACATAACATTACAGCacttctctcccccccccccttccctcatcaattttctatttttcgaaTATGCCATCCATAATACTCACTGTGACATTTGTATAAATGTGCTGCTGCCTCCCGCTCCGCCCGTTCTCCCTGTCAAACTTCCCTCATCTTCGACTCTTCTCTAACTATTCGATTGATTAACAAAACAGCAAACGAGTGTTCAATATGTATAACTTTCCCTCTGAACGGTCTTCGAAACGCCAAAATTAACCACAATCCCCcccatcatcttcttcctccttaTCGTGTTCTCTCGTATAACCATTTATCAGAATTCAGAATATCATGTGTTAACCCGCCGGTCTCCTGTTTACCCGCAGACCCCTTTCACATTACATATTGCTGTACATTTTCATCACACAGCGTCATAGAAACCTCAACAACAAACCAATATGTCACCATCAAaacattcaaagaaaaaatttaaaacattaaaaaaaaagacaaacaaacaatagaaAATCATCTGGTAGTGCttcgattgttttgttttttctttcttatatacTCGGCCAACATATTAACACGTAATGATATTAGGGTTGCCACAATGCCACCGATaatgaattctttttaaaagtctttgattttaaaaacgatttttgaattctttaaaatctttgaatttgagcaccttttttggaaaactcttggaaaatcgaaatttcctagcagttttcaattttttgtgatTGATTCGCAACATGGCAACTTCCTTACGTTTTGGGGGGAAAATTAGCCATTGGCAATCCTTTAAGGGCTTTAGCAGACTACAAGTATATTGTTTCTTTGTTGAAGACGTATACGTGAATACGTGATGTAGTGTTAGTAATAGGGTAATaattgtgtgtttgtgttaaaTTAATGTGATATAATTCAACACGGGCAAGCAAGCAGAGAAAGATGTCTCGcaagcaaaagaagaatagagaaagTAAATCTACTTGTTTTAATGTCGATTGGCAAAATGCCGAGCTCTACCCAGATTTTCGTGAGTGGGTGGAAAAAGTTGAAGGCGAGAAACAATATTGCAAGTGTCGGTGGTGtaaccaaaattttttcttgggcgGCATGCAGAGAAGGTGCACTTCATGCAAAATCACATAAGGCCTTGgtccagaaaaaaattcaagcttCGGTTTCAAGCATCTTCCAATCTAGTTCAGTCATGCAGTAGCAGgtacgatttttcttttgctaatttgtttgtttgtcagTCGAAAGTATGCCGAGTAGTGGAGTCACAAATTGCTAAATAATAGTCTAGCGTTCCTCCAACCAATTTTCGAATGTCTACCAAGtagattgaaattcaattatagAAACAAAAGTATATTAAACTCGAACCCACAAAACATTCTACAAATTCCCACCGGTGTAAGGATATGATGCGATGATAGCCTTGTTATCACCCCGTCAATTTCTTATTCGTATCCAGCTGAGTCGTGTAAACTGCGCGTTACGTGAGTCTCCGGAGATGGATGGCTACATCTGATTGAACGTGGTAGGAAATGGAATCTCGGCTTCTCATTTTCACTTCTAGATGTGGGGTATCATATAAATATAATGGAGATTGTAGACGCTTTGGGTTGCgtgagcgtgtgtgtgtagccaTACACACTATATTGAGGAATCAACTGTCTGGGGGACgactaagaaaaaagaaaaaaaactttcggaAACCGGAATCGGAAACCAGATACCATCAGGGTGAGGGAAAAGggtcacaaaagaaaatccaattttccTTTCGAGACgaaaagtttcttcttccctgGGCTGTCAGGAGTCGGCAAACTAGGCAACGTCTGAGAGATCACATTCGCTcgagcagcagaagcagcgaTGAATCCTGTGCAAGATCAATTGCTTCCATGTGAGAACGTCAACAGCGCATCGCTTGaagaaaattaatcaaaagttTGTCTTTACGACTTACCAGTCTGGAAATGAAtcgttcgtcttttttttgGAGAAACCGAGGCACACACAGGGCGCTGTATTTATTCATAGATAACGTTTGTGGTATAAATTAAGGATCACGAAACTTCACGAGTTTCGGATTGCCTCGGAACAAACTGTGGCGAAGAGCTGGGAAGCAGGTGCTGAGCAATATAACGTTGTTGTCGTTCCATCGTGATTATGAAAACATAGGCAGTTTGTGGAGCCTCCGCTATCTCATCACCAATTCAGTCAGTGAATAagccttaaaaaagaaaaaaaataagcttaTCTCTCTTCGCTCGaaactcattttatttttaaattctatttaGATTCCCGCTCTTTATGCCTATCTTAGCCTCCACcctttcaaataaatattctaAAAAAGCGCTGGCCGATACGGGTTATATAAGACTCAGCCTATATGAGGGGTAGCGCCGCGTTTTGATTCGTTTCCTGGTGCCGGTATCCCGTAGGAAATCTATTTAAGCAGCAATttaaagcatttaaaaaagaaaaggtggccataaggagaaaaaaaaggacagcgTTTAACTTTGCAGTGTCCATTCGTTTAACCTctgtttcatcttcttttcggTTAAAAATCTCTCCCAATGAAaccgaataataaaaaatgaaaagtggtaggaaaagaaaacggagggaaagagagagagagagagggttgTAAATGTGTCTCTATATATTCCTCCCTTTTCTATTCTCTCCTTGGTCGTCCTCTTCTTGTCTTTGTGTCTAAGGTTAGATATagcccccttcttcttcttcttcttcctcctttttttcccctccctcCTCTCCCAACTTCTTCTTGGCCGGGTCGAGACGGGCACAAGCGCGCACTCGACGCTGAGCAGTGGTGTTGTCCACACGCACTCTCAGCGACGTCAGCAGACTCACCCCGATCCTCCACTCTTGTCTCCAATTCAAGCACAGACATAcgccgaaaaaaaaggggaagaagaaaaacaacaagccCATTTCCCTTCTTGtccagttattttgttttcactcTCTGCCCGGCTCGGTCGTCTCTCCTCCGCCCCTCcgtgttgtttgtgtgtatgCTGTCAGTTCATCTTTCGGCTTGTGGAacacaacccaaaaaacaaaacaaatctggAACACTTTTAGCTGACATGGGCATGGGAACTTGAAGCGGATCGATTTGTCCCATCAACGAGTATAGAGCCCCGACAACAACAGCGGCTGTGATCCTTCCTTATTATTCCAAAGTGGTTTCGGTGTCAGTGTCAAACAGAGCCTCCATTTTTTCGACCCCCGTCGTTTCTTAATACGTATATAGGGTCGGAGAGTCTTTGGTTTCCAGTGATCAACACAAACCGACCAATTGAGAGTTCTTCTCCCGTGTCAGAATCATCAATCATCTAACCTGCCAACAGTCTGCACTGCTCTTTTCCACAGGAGAATCTGCTGAGATCAAGGCGAAACCCAAaagttgattcatttcgtttgGCTGCCTACGTTTTGTTGGGGTGGACAAAAAGTATCCCGGTGGGTCTGGCgattaaaaaacaagacagaaagaaaagagcaagCCGATTGCGAGCCTACCTAAAAATAGCGTTagtcgatttttctttcttttagcgTTTTCGACTTTCGTACGTTCCGACTATACAGAGAGAAAAGTAGAGCGGTGCGGGGGGTCAGCAAACGACTGtggagccaaaaaagaaaaacaagtccagtgattcttcttttgtttgtttttttgtagtttCAAATCAGTACGAGGGAATTGTTCAAGATGCATCCGTCCATTACGAGTCGGACCGCTGTCAGACGGCCGCCCGTCatcattttgtttcatgtGGGTCTTGCCGTCGTCGCTTCGGCGTTGCTGGTCGGTCCGCAACCGGTCGAGTCTCACTTGGCCGAAGAATTCAGTATCCAGCAACTCTTAACCAAACGCTTTCCTCATCGGATATCTGACGACATTTACCTGGATCCTTGTAAAGCAGGTAATAAAACACTatcctatttttcttctaagCAAACATCCAACAGAAAGTTGCACGTGAATTGCAATTCACTGCCTTTGACAAACAAACCCGAAAGACGTATACATATTTGCTTACCTTCAAAGTGTCTGGGGGCTACAGCTAATGACATGGCAAACATCTATCAACAAGGAATAAGCTTTGAAGTCATTGTTTGATGGAACAACGTCTACCGAGCgttcgtcatcatcattccgGTTTGAAATAAGCCGAACGTCGTCATTTGGCTCTTATCGTGAATAAGACATTTCAGGGTCGATAAATCCAAAGAGCATTCCTCTGGCTTATTTTCTGGGTATTTATTATCGACGATTTCGCCACGAGCCATATTGATGCCTGTCGAGTGTCGGAGAGATCGTTGCCCTGAATATTTTAAGTATTGCCTTCATCTGAGATTCACGCGATCttctcagaaaaaaagaaaagaagaagaagaaaaaaacttggacGTTATTAATGTTTCGCAGACTGTTTCACATTCCTTTTCCCTCCTCCAGGGAAAAGCAGACCAATAAAACATGTCGAATGCGTTGACTGTTTgacccccttttctctcttatttttttgcggCAGCAATTCACGCTGCTATCAAGGTTGGAAAGCAACGTCAAACATCAAATGGCGAAACGCTTAAAACTGGCTAGCAGCGAATCCAAGTGCGGAATTCTTGACTCGCTGCGGTTCTCGTTAGAGCTACATGGAGCATTTACCAATGCGAAAACAAAATAGCCAAGAGAAATTAAACTCGACGGAGAAATTCTTTGCATCGTTTACGCGTCCAAGTCgcttcagcagcagcggttGAACGCAAATAGGCAATTTAAAAGATGTCCTTGATTAAATATCGATTGAAGCCCTTGGGATTTTTTCTACGAATCGATAGACAGATGAAGgtataaaagggaaatgaaggTAGCGACGACAGCCCGCGGATAATAAACTAAGCAAAAGCCAAGAGGAAACCATAACCGTGATGGTGTGTTGTGCATACGATCGGCTTCGCTTGGTAATTCACTTATTTTCCCCAACCATTATTATGTTGAATAGCCATGCAGCAGTGATAAGGTCGCCCCTTCTTAGCGTAGCCTAGGAGGACCGTAATTGGATGCCgcgattttgttttgtaactaAGAGCGCAGTTAATTGCATTGTTCAATATCCGAAAAAATGAGGCGAACGCAACAAAAGGCTAGACATCAAACAAAATctgttttgcttcttctttgcaGAGGGCTTTGTCGGTGACATTGCATTGCCCAACGTTCGCTACGAGTTGGAGTACGAGCTGCAGTCGAGGCGAGATAAAGAGCTGGCCAGCAAAACAGGTCAAGTGCTCATCGACTGGGAGATCGACGGCGATCAAGCGGAAGCCGAGAAAGAAGCCGATCGGCCAACAGCTTTCCTCAACGGCTCATCCACCCTTCAGCCGCATCGTCTCCATCATTCTGCTCAACTGCAGTCGGACGAGACATCCAACGATGGCCAGCAAGCCCGTCCGGGCGGTCGGCAACGCCAAGGCAGGAAGCAAGCATCCATCACAGAGTAAGTCATCCGTTTTCCtccaccctctctctctctctttttcccaccCTTCCTTTTCCTGTGTTACACATATTTACATTGGACACCCATATCGGACTCTTTTGCCTTGCCATCCGCTGCGTTGGAATAAGTCACCCGTAAAGAATTCGATTGGTTTCTCCAAAGATTATGCCAAATAGAGTCTGAAcgcagaaaagaaattcagatCGAGCTTTCCGTATATCTCTATCGAGGCCACCATGTACATATAAATAACGGCTATAAAAATATGATCAAGAATCAGCAATCGATAACTGGAATGGAGTccagcatcttcttcttttcgaattatttttacgtttatgattctttttttttctgcggtTGTCTGTGTGAGTAATATATCAGAGACATGTTCACTGGCACGGGTTTTCGATCCTCTCCAATGGATGATGGATTACGCAGGGTGTACGGACCCATGCCAACGTCCCAAATCCATTTTCTCCAGCTCGTGAATCCGTGGCACTCTAATCAAATTCTGCCTTTATTCAATAGATACACATAGTGTAGCAACGCAGCATCGCCAGCAGGATCAGCAAGGGCTGACAATCTTAAAAAAGCAATCTCTTTTTCCGCTCGAACGATTCCAACTTGCCAACAGAAGTAatcagaaatatttcgtttttctcatGACAAATCTCCcgattcctcttcttccacctATTGTTGGGCGGCGCGcactccagcagcagcttttgcGGGATTTCGGGACTGCTACTTTCAGGGCTGTTTAGATCGAGATATCTCCCGTACAGTAAGAAAAAACCCTTCCGATGGATACCAATCCGGGCAGCAGCCTATATTGATCCGATCACTAACGCTCGGTGAAACCCTGCTGGAAGAACATATTTTTCCTTGCTAATCAGCTCAGCACAAACTGGAAGGCGACACGAAGCACGCAACCAGCTACAAGAGAAAAGATCTGACCATTCAGGAGTTGCGGAACAAGAGGATTTGGAAACAAAGAGAGGAaatgaacagaaaaaaaaaagaacgagggATGGGGGGTTGCAACGGAGGTTGTCCaatctattttatttcaatatacAAAACACGTAAGGAAGAAGAGCTAGAGAACAAGTTGAGAATATACAGCTTGGAGAGGAGGATTTATGAATGCCTCGCGGAAGATGTTCAATGTGATGGCATCCAACTTCCTGCTACCATCACTGCGGAGCCAGACCAGACTAGGGAACAACGAGTCCTGTCAATTGACTCTGCAAATCTTTTCAGCTACTCCGGGGTCGTCatctcagaaaaaaaaaagaaaaagagagagagaaagaggaaagaaaatacgACAAGAGTGCACAACTGACtcgattcccccccccccctctccttgTGTCTGGAGCAAATCAATAACTCCCAGTTGGTGATACTCTGGATCCCTTTAAGAGCAATTCAGTTTATTCCGAGTGAtatcctttttctctcccctcttctttttcagcatttgtcttttatttcgattttctcgttcacattttcttatttatttatttttttgt from Daphnia pulex isolate KAP4 chromosome 4, ASM2113471v1 encodes:
- the LOC124192598 gene encoding collagen alpha chain CG42342-like isoform X14; amino-acid sequence: MTDRDQLGRSDEKKASALLASPDCCCGVGDTSSSSGPSNGKSHLVWRRYCVLALAISTLSVLLCAVTWSQNASTHRRLLLVEERLKASLTIDDPQLDVKLTALLDNKLMLFPDSSSSSSGNAGSGSSQARSRTIRQAASAPADCLCPPGPAGPPGKRGKRGQKGDAGDPGLAGPPGPIGKNGFPGRPGEKGNKGETGNSGYDLLSTSKGLKGLGFNIDPESILMLKGEPGDPGPPGPPGPPGPTGLPGIDGRSGPPGEIGQPGDAGQPGFPGSPGAPGLPGAPGMIGSAGPKGEKGERGPIVNVDGKNFPGGIVEGPPGPPGAPGVPGEKGEAGAIGPPGRDGEKGIRGKRGKRGESGEAAERGAPGLPGPKGEIGERGYRGEKGEKGDMGLPGVQGEGGLRGPPGADGNDGEVGAQGPPGLPGLMGPKGEKGEYGDIGPPGLMGPPGLPGPPGYPGVRGEKGDKGESKYKKLRRRQQGDGAIDGVVTEVVMGAPGPPGPPGASGLQGPPGIKGDRGNDGTKGEAGERGEKGDAGPIGLPGPMGLRGEPGRTGETGKMGPMGPNGLDGIKGGRGEPGRKGERGEPGLPGEKGEKGTKGDLGMLGKKGKKGERGPRGEQGPSGLDAPCPLGADGLPIPGCGWRPGSQPSYGAPGSSTNRPAGPPTTTTTAPDSVDYEDEDDYDDVTPEHNERVGRFKLMGQIGGGAGGGGGDAGEIKLKTVQ
- the LOC124192598 gene encoding collagen alpha chain CG42342-like isoform X16; the protein is MTDRDQLGRSDEKKASALLASPDCCCGVGDTSSSSGPSNGKSHLVWRRYCVLALAISTLSVLLCAVTWSQNASTHRRLLLVEERLKASLTIDDPQLDVKLTALLDNKLMLFPDSSSSSSGNAGSGSSQARSRTIRQAASAPADCLCPPGPAGPPGKRGKRGQKGDAGDPGLAGPPGPIGKNGFPGRPGEKGNKGETGNSGYDLLSTSKGEPGDPGPPGPPGPPGPTGLPGIDGRSGPPGEIGQPGDAGQPGFPGSPGAPGLPGAPGMIGSAGPKGEKGERGPIVNVDGKNFPGGIVEGPPGPPGAPGVPGEKGEAGAIGPPGRDGEKGIRGKRGKRGESGEAAERGAPGLPGPKGEIGERGYRGEKGEKGDMGLPGVQGEGGLRGPPGADGNDGEVGAQGPPGLPGLMGPKGEKGEYGDIGPPGLMGPPGLPGPPGYPGVRGEKGDKGESKYKKLRRRQQGDGAIDGVVTEVVMGAPGPPGPPGASGLQGPPGIKGDRGNDGTKGEAGERGEKGDAGPIGLPGPMGLRGEPGRTGETGKMGPMGPNGLDGIKGGRGEPGRKGERGEPGLPGTDGIPGIKGEKGEKGTKGDLGMLGKKGKKGERGPRGEQGPSGLDAPCPLGADGLPIPGCGWRPGSQPSYGAPGSSTNRPAGPPTTTTTAPDSVDYEDEDDYDDVTPEHNERVGRFKLMGQIGGGAGGGGGDAGEIKLKTVQ
- the LOC124192598 gene encoding collagen alpha chain CG42342-like isoform X10, whose translation is MTDRDQLGRSDEKKASALLASPDCCCGVGDTSSSSGPSNGKSHLVWRRYCVLALAISTLSVLLCAVTWSQNASTHRRLLLVEERLKASLTIDDPQLDVKLTALLDNKLMLFPDSSSSSSGNAGSGSSQARSRTIRQAASAPADCLCPPGPAGPPGKRGKRGQKGDAGDPGLAGPPGPIGKNGFPGPIGLDGPKGEPGRPGEKGNKGETGNSGYDLLSTSKGLKGLGFNIDPESILMLKGEPGDPGPPGPPGPPGPTGLPGIDGRSGPPGEIGQPGDAGQPGFPGSPGAPGLPGAPGMIGSAGPKGEKGERGPIVNVDGKNFPGGIVEGPPGPPGAPGVPGEKGEAGAIGPPGRDGEKGIRGKRGKRGESGEAAERGAPGLPGPKGEIGERGYRGEKGEKGDMGLPGVQGEGGLRGPPGADGNDGEVGAQGPPGLPGLMGPKGEKGEYGDIGPPGLMGPPGLPGPPGYPGVRGEKGDKGESKYKKLRRRQQGDGAIDGVVTEVVMGAPGPPGPPGASGLQGPPGIKGDRGNDGTKGEAGERGEKGDAGPIGLPGPMGLRGEPGRTGETGKMGPMGPNGLDGIKGGRGEPGRKGERGEPGLPGEKGEKGTKGDLGMLGKKGKKGERGPRGEQGPSGLDAPCPLGADGLPIPGCGWRPGSQPSYGAPGSSTNRPAGPPTTTTTAPDSVDYEDEDDYDDVTPEHNERVGRFKLMGQIGGGAGGGGGDAGEIKLKTVQ